A window from Bacteroidia bacterium encodes these proteins:
- a CDS encoding acetyl-CoA carboxylase carboxyltransferase subunit alpha yields MNYLDFEKPIAELVEQIDKQKQIAEKSKIDASETIKQLEEKLAQTRRDIYANLTPWQRVQVSRHPDRPYTLAYINHITNGSFIELHGDRTVKDDKAMVGGFGFIDGHSVMFIGQQKGINLKMRQLRNFGMANPEGYRKALRLMKLAEKFNKPIVTFIDTPGAYPGIEAEERGQGEAIARNLYEMTLLKVPVICIIIGEGASGGALGIGIGDKVFMLENTWYSVISPESCSSILWRSWDFKEKAASALKLTASDMLEHKLIDGIIHEPIGGAHVKPEEAFCNVKKEIVKTLKILEKLNPDERIQLRIDKFSSMGVVEE; encoded by the coding sequence ATGAATTATTTGGATTTTGAAAAGCCAATTGCTGAACTGGTCGAGCAAATTGATAAACAAAAGCAAATTGCCGAGAAAAGCAAAATAGATGCTTCTGAAACCATCAAACAACTCGAAGAAAAATTGGCGCAAACCCGACGCGATATTTATGCTAATCTCACGCCTTGGCAAAGGGTTCAAGTTAGCCGTCACCCCGACCGCCCCTATACATTAGCCTACATTAATCATATCACCAATGGAAGTTTCATCGAATTGCATGGCGATCGAACTGTTAAGGACGATAAAGCAATGGTGGGTGGCTTTGGCTTTATCGATGGACATTCAGTGATGTTTATTGGTCAGCAAAAAGGAATTAACCTGAAAATGCGCCAACTTCGCAACTTCGGAATGGCCAATCCGGAAGGTTATCGAAAAGCCCTCCGCCTCATGAAACTGGCCGAAAAATTCAATAAACCTATCGTTACCTTCATCGATACCCCGGGTGCTTATCCGGGAATAGAAGCTGAAGAACGAGGCCAAGGTGAAGCAATAGCAAGAAACCTTTATGAAATGACCTTGCTGAAAGTGCCTGTCATTTGCATTATTATAGGTGAAGGTGCTTCCGGTGGAGCACTCGGTATTGGTATCGGTGATAAGGTTTTTATGCTTGAAAATACTTGGTATAGCGTAATTTCTCCCGAAAGTTGTTCCTCCATTCTTTGGCGAAGCTGGGATTTTAAAGAGAAAGCTGCAAGTGCACTTAAATTAACTGCCTCAGATATGTTGGAGCATAAATTGATTGATGGAATTATTCATGAACCAATCGGAGGTGCGCACGTTAAACCCGAAGAAGCTTTTTGTAACGTAAAAAAGGAAATTGTTAAAACCCTGAAAATTCTTGAAAAATTAAACCCCGATGAACGTATTCAACTTCGAATTGATAAGTTCTCTTCCATGGGGGTAGTAGAAGAATAA
- a CDS encoding ABC transporter substrate-binding protein, translating to MKKILFFFSSLALVGTTFIACNSEHSEQIRSAHGDVSIGGKVVVPGKAFKSLLPYSINDLASAQAAANVLECLTKISTDGKVLPSLAESFESDTSNSSFKFVIRKGVFFHDDACFSGGKGRELNAADVKYSLELLCSNSPNNSAFNSSLKNVILGAEEFFSGKSKEIEGVKLVDNNTILIKTLGPNEALPLILSGIQTAIVPKEAVERYGDKATIGTGPFLVKSSDGAYKLVRNPNYYGKDALNNQLPYLDEVEVKQIDLKSAEIEQLLKSELDVVFNLNKDVANQVVKEHLKDFEANGAFVMESTDEVANYDEFIIRKANLKGFKLNPDRTVFWAQVQKLSK from the coding sequence TTTATCGCTTGTAATTCCGAGCATTCCGAACAAATTAGATCAGCTCATGGTGACGTTTCTATCGGTGGTAAAGTAGTTGTTCCGGGTAAAGCTTTTAAGTCCCTCTTACCCTATTCTATTAATGACCTGGCTTCTGCTCAGGCTGCTGCCAATGTGCTCGAATGTCTAACTAAAATTTCGACAGACGGCAAGGTGCTTCCTTCCTTAGCCGAATCGTTTGAATCTGATACTAGTAACTCCAGCTTCAAATTCGTCATTCGAAAAGGGGTGTTTTTTCACGACGATGCCTGCTTCTCCGGTGGAAAAGGCCGCGAGCTGAATGCTGCAGATGTTAAATATAGCCTCGAACTTCTTTGCTCCAATTCACCAAATAATTCTGCATTTAATTCTTCCTTAAAAAACGTAATCCTGGGTGCTGAAGAGTTCTTCTCCGGAAAATCTAAAGAAATCGAAGGAGTGAAACTGGTCGATAACAATACCATTTTAATTAAAACCCTGGGCCCAAACGAAGCCCTCCCTCTCATCTTGTCGGGTATTCAAACGGCAATTGTCCCTAAAGAGGCAGTCGAACGGTATGGCGATAAAGCCACCATCGGTACCGGACCATTTTTGGTAAAATCCTCCGATGGTGCCTATAAATTGGTCCGTAATCCAAATTACTATGGTAAAGATGCTTTGAATAATCAACTTCCTTACCTCGATGAAGTGGAAGTGAAACAAATTGATTTGAAATCCGCCGAAATCGAGCAGTTGTTGAAATCTGAATTGGATGTAGTTTTTAACCTGAATAAAGATGTGGCTAATCAGGTCGTAAAAGAGCATCTTAAAGATTTTGAGGCCAATGGTGCCTTTGTTATGGAAAGTACCGACGAAGTCGCTAATTATGACGAGTTCATTATCCGCAAGGCTAATTTGAAAGGTTTTAAACTAAATCCGGATCGTACCGTTTTTTGGGCTCAGGTTCAGAAACTCTCTAAATAA